Proteins from a genomic interval of Bacteroidia bacterium:
- a CDS encoding ribulokinase has product MNNSLVIGLDYGSDSVRSVLIDTENGAELASKVFYYPRWSKGMYCDAPNNQFRQHPLDYIEGLEESIKGLFEGERAGLAKAVKGISVDTTGSTPVAVDASGTPLAMLSEFSEDPHAMFILWKDHTAIKEAEEINRHAEKFPTNYLKYVGGIYSSEWFWAKILRTLRVSEAMQKHAHSWVEHCDWIPFLLTGGKDVREMKRSRCAAGHKAMWHEEFEGLPPEEFWASLDPLLAGLRERLFAETQTSELSAGNLTAEWAERLGLSTDVVVGVGAFDAHMGAVGGEIKPYSFSRIMGTSTCDILVAPMEEMGDYLVKGICGQVDGSVLPGMLGMEAGQSAFGDVYAWFKNLISWPIDELLPTDLPNRAEVAAKMKDNIIPALSKAAEQISPQESSELALDWMNGRRTPDADQSLKGAIFNLNLGSDAPRVFRALVEATCFGARAIVERFGREGVPIKEVIGLGGVAKKSPFVMQTLADVLNMPIKIARSEQTCALGAGMFAAVAAGIFPNLQEAQSAMGQGFENSYEPIAEHVALYDKLYASYMKAGALVEKLK; this is encoded by the coding sequence ATGAACAACTCTCTCGTCATAGGCCTGGATTACGGATCAGATTCCGTGCGTTCCGTCTTGATAGATACTGAAAATGGAGCCGAACTGGCTTCAAAAGTCTTTTATTATCCTCGATGGTCGAAGGGAATGTACTGTGATGCACCCAATAATCAGTTTCGCCAACATCCACTCGACTATATTGAAGGTCTGGAAGAAAGTATAAAGGGATTATTTGAGGGCGAAAGAGCAGGTCTGGCCAAAGCTGTAAAGGGGATTTCTGTAGACACAACGGGTTCTACACCTGTTGCAGTAGATGCAAGTGGAACTCCCCTGGCCATGTTGTCAGAATTTTCAGAGGATCCTCATGCGATGTTTATTCTCTGGAAAGATCACACAGCCATCAAAGAGGCCGAAGAAATCAATAGACATGCTGAAAAATTCCCAACAAATTACCTGAAATACGTAGGGGGAATATATTCCTCAGAATGGTTTTGGGCCAAAATCCTGCGAACTTTACGCGTTTCAGAAGCCATGCAAAAGCATGCGCATTCCTGGGTGGAACATTGTGATTGGATTCCCTTTTTGCTGACAGGAGGAAAGGATGTACGGGAAATGAAAAGAAGCCGATGTGCAGCAGGTCATAAAGCCATGTGGCATGAAGAGTTTGAGGGATTACCTCCTGAGGAATTCTGGGCATCTTTGGATCCCTTATTGGCAGGATTGAGGGAAAGATTGTTTGCGGAAACCCAAACCTCCGAGCTCTCAGCAGGGAACTTGACCGCTGAATGGGCAGAAAGATTGGGCTTGAGCACAGATGTAGTCGTAGGAGTTGGAGCCTTTGATGCACATATGGGAGCTGTTGGAGGAGAAATAAAACCTTATTCTTTTTCTCGGATCATGGGGACATCGACCTGCGATATTCTGGTGGCCCCAATGGAAGAAATGGGAGATTATTTGGTAAAAGGGATTTGCGGACAGGTAGATGGCTCTGTTTTACCGGGTATGTTAGGAATGGAAGCTGGGCAATCTGCCTTTGGAGATGTTTATGCCTGGTTTAAAAACCTCATTTCCTGGCCGATAGATGAATTGCTGCCTACTGATCTTCCAAATCGTGCGGAGGTCGCTGCCAAAATGAAGGATAATATTATCCCAGCTCTCAGTAAAGCAGCGGAACAAATCTCCCCTCAGGAAAGTAGTGAATTGGCACTTGACTGGATGAACGGAAGACGGACACCCGATGCAGATCAGTCACTGAAAGGAGCCATTTTCAACCTCAACCTGGGTTCTGATGCCCCCAGGGTTTTTCGCGCTTTGGTTGAAGCAACCTGTTTTGGGGCAAGAGCAATTGTGGAAAGATTTGGCAGAGAAGGTGTACCGATCAAAGAGGTGATTGGACTAGGAGGCGTAGCCAAGAAATCTCCATTCGTAATGCAAACCCTGGCAGATGTTCTGAATATGCCCATTAAAATTGCAAGATCAGAGCAAACCTGTGCCCTCGGGGCCGGTATGTTTGCCGCAGTTGCTGCAGGCATTTTCCCCAATTTACAGGAAGCTCAATCAGCTATGGGACAAGGATTTGAAAATTCTTATGAGCCGATTGCTGAGCATGTAGCCTTATACGATAAGCTTTACGCCTCTTATATGAAAGCTGGGGCATTGGTGGAAAAATTGAAATAA
- a CDS encoding L-ribulose-5-phosphate 4-epimerase — protein sequence MSDYQKIKQEAYEANMRLPELDLVLFTFGNVSVADREKGVFAIKPSGVPYKELDPEEMVIVDFDANVVEGQLRPSSDTKTHAVLYKHWEEIGSVSHTHSTYATAWSQAQRDIPIMGTTHADHLTNDIPCAPVMSDDMIKGDYEYQTGFQILNAFKDKGLDYREVEMVLISNHAPFTWGKNAQKAVYNSATLEEIARMAYLALQINPQAPRLKDSLIDKHWQRKHGKDAYYGQ from the coding sequence ATGTCTGATTATCAGAAGATAAAACAAGAAGCCTACGAAGCCAATATGCGCTTGCCCGAACTGGATTTGGTCCTCTTTACCTTCGGAAATGTAAGTGTGGCTGATCGGGAGAAGGGGGTCTTTGCCATTAAACCCAGCGGTGTACCATACAAAGAATTGGACCCGGAAGAAATGGTTATTGTGGATTTTGATGCGAATGTAGTGGAAGGGCAATTACGGCCTTCTTCTGACACAAAAACCCATGCCGTCTTGTACAAACATTGGGAAGAGATTGGCTCTGTGTCCCATACCCATTCTACCTATGCTACTGCATGGTCCCAGGCACAAAGAGATATTCCCATTATGGGTACCACGCATGCAGATCACTTAACAAATGATATTCCCTGTGCGCCCGTGATGAGTGATGATATGATAAAGGGAGATTATGAATACCAAACCGGATTTCAAATCCTCAATGCCTTTAAGGATAAAGGCCTGGATTACCGTGAGGTAGAAATGGTTCTAATTTCCAATCACGCTCCTTTTACCTGGGGGAAAAATGCCCAAAAAGCAGTCTACAATAGTGCTACCCTGGAGGAAATTGCCAGAATGGCTTATTTAGCATTGCAGATCAATCCCCAGGCTCCTCGCCTCAAGGATTCGCTAATCGACAAACACTGGCAACGGAAACATGGAAAAGATGCCTACTATGGTCAATAA
- a CDS encoding DUF1800 domain-containing protein, whose protein sequence is MKLPKTNFRIFTYAIAGILCMWGGESIGQTYKDYFGNGHQIGIQATSSDTSSTDHATESISGTGMIPDLKGSSRFLAQATLGYNYDDIQNLSQIGIDAWLDGQFAESDTSYLQMYWSQLGMTGLPDVTDLQDLKSYYLSRSFYYNVVKREDQLRQKLGFALSQILVTSIATGGNWGDQYAEYYDILYRNAFGNYRDILAQVTYSTSMGRYLSSIKNPKADYGLNTLPDENYAREIMQLFTIGLLELNNDGTLKLDTEGNPIPTYTNEDIQEMAKVFTGLNYATDRMGAPNNNWNIGYNSYGRINGMKVFPNYHDVTSKRMIDGTVLPAGRSGNQDIEDVIDLLFNHPNTGPFVSIRLIQNFVKSNPTPAYVNRVATVFNNNGKGERGDLQAVIRAILVDPEARDCSWIDDPQNGKLAQPIERTSRLLAAFNVYDTPDTLYLRDVSETQLGQTFMNAPTVFNYFSPFYQEEKYIAPQNLVSPEFEILNDVTAIENLNLTENRIKSRPFRNRYPNGNNPALDLSEEINLMGSQGISAVLDRLDILLCRGQLSTETRNTIISTIDQYKANINNYSDERAVEDAIYFLLVSPDYLIIK, encoded by the coding sequence ATGAAATTACCCAAGACTAATTTCAGGATTTTCACCTATGCTATAGCAGGGATTCTTTGTATGTGGGGAGGCGAAAGTATAGGTCAAACCTATAAAGACTATTTTGGGAACGGCCACCAGATAGGAATACAAGCCACTTCAAGTGATACTTCAAGCACAGATCATGCGACTGAAAGTATTTCCGGAACAGGCATGATTCCTGATCTCAAGGGTTCTTCCCGTTTTCTTGCTCAGGCAACCCTGGGATACAACTATGATGATATCCAAAACCTCAGCCAAATAGGTATTGATGCCTGGTTGGATGGACAGTTCGCCGAATCTGATACTTCTTATTTACAGATGTACTGGTCCCAATTGGGCATGACGGGCCTGCCAGATGTAACTGATCTTCAGGATCTTAAAAGTTACTATCTGAGTAGAAGCTTTTACTATAATGTGGTAAAACGGGAGGATCAACTCAGACAAAAACTGGGATTCGCGCTCAGCCAGATTCTGGTTACTTCCATCGCAACAGGTGGAAACTGGGGAGACCAATACGCCGAGTATTATGATATCCTGTACCGCAATGCATTTGGCAACTACCGAGACATTTTGGCTCAGGTAACCTATTCGACAAGTATGGGAAGATACCTGAGTTCCATCAAGAACCCCAAAGCGGATTATGGGCTAAATACCCTGCCGGATGAAAATTATGCCCGTGAGATCATGCAGCTATTTACTATCGGATTGTTGGAGCTCAATAATGATGGGACCCTGAAACTTGATACAGAAGGCAATCCCATTCCGACTTATACCAATGAAGATATTCAGGAAATGGCCAAAGTTTTTACAGGATTAAACTATGCGACAGACAGGATGGGAGCCCCCAACAATAACTGGAACATAGGATATAATAGTTACGGGCGGATAAACGGAATGAAAGTCTTTCCGAACTATCATGATGTTACCTCAAAACGGATGATAGATGGGACTGTTTTACCAGCTGGTAGAAGTGGCAATCAGGATATTGAAGATGTCATTGATCTTTTATTTAATCATCCGAACACCGGACCCTTCGTCAGTATTCGGCTTATTCAAAATTTTGTCAAATCCAATCCTACTCCTGCCTATGTAAATCGGGTAGCTACTGTATTTAACAACAATGGCAAAGGAGAAAGAGGAGATTTACAAGCCGTAATCAGAGCCATTCTGGTTGACCCGGAAGCAAGAGATTGTTCCTGGATAGATGATCCTCAAAATGGAAAACTGGCTCAGCCCATCGAGCGGACAAGTCGCTTGTTGGCAGCTTTTAATGTATATGATACACCGGATACCCTCTATTTAAGAGATGTTTCAGAAACACAATTGGGACAAACTTTTATGAATGCACCTACGGTATTCAATTATTTCTCTCCTTTTTATCAGGAAGAAAAATACATAGCGCCTCAAAACCTCGTTTCACCGGAATTTGAAATCCTAAATGATGTAACAGCCATTGAAAACCTCAACCTGACGGAAAACCGAATCAAAAGCAGGCCTTTCAGGAACAGGTATCCCAATGGAAATAATCCTGCATTGGACCTGAGTGAGGAGATCAATCTGATGGGATCACAGGGTATTTCTGCTGTTTTGGATCGTCTGGATATCCTCTTGTGCAGAGGACAACTTTCCACAGAAACCAGGAATACCATCATCAGTACCATCGACCAGTACAAGGCCAATATCAATAACTACTCTGACGAAAGAGCAGTTGAAGATGCCATTTACTTCCTGTTGGTATCTCCTGATTATCTCATCATCAAATAA
- a CDS encoding DUF1501 domain-containing protein — protein sequence MSKKKYSRRNFITTLSGGCASVGITSALAGITNLGLVNAAAAANHSMFRPQNTYKALVCVMFAGGNDSFNMLIPRGNDEYNEYATVRTNLAIPQNQLLPLNPLNQMNKQLGLHPNLPDVKQIFDNGDMAFVSNVGALVEPLTKSVYQSKLKPVPVGLFSHSDQQKHWQTSVPQDRREIHGWGGRLADIMYTNNANQNISMNIAIDNGNIFQKGQNALPYVIKSNGGGGSIVLNGSSNNNFYETLKRQTLDNLLDATYQNVLEKGYTNSVQNAVGSSFEFNSALSGAPPLTTTFPDNQFGRRLEITAKTIAARNLLNVSHQTFFLQIGGFDTHGSIDDHSDLMTVVNDGLKAFYDSLVEMGVQNDVTTFSISDFGRKLISNGTGSDHAWGGNAIVMGGAVNGQRIYGEYPDLAEGSSLVFGGGRVLPTTSCDEYYSELALWFGASTADLPQIFPNISNFWLPNSGSSPLGFMS from the coding sequence ATGTCTAAGAAGAAATATTCAAGAAGAAATTTTATAACAACCTTGAGTGGGGGCTGTGCATCTGTAGGGATTACCTCTGCGTTGGCAGGAATTACCAATTTAGGTTTGGTAAATGCTGCTGCGGCTGCTAATCACTCGATGTTTAGGCCTCAAAACACCTACAAAGCCCTGGTTTGTGTCATGTTTGCCGGAGGAAATGATAGCTTCAATATGCTCATTCCCAGGGGGAATGACGAGTATAATGAGTATGCGACAGTCAGAACCAATCTGGCCATTCCCCAAAACCAGCTCCTTCCCTTGAATCCCTTAAATCAAATGAATAAGCAATTGGGGCTGCATCCCAATTTGCCAGATGTGAAGCAGATCTTTGATAATGGGGATATGGCTTTTGTCTCCAATGTGGGAGCACTGGTAGAACCGCTGACAAAATCAGTATACCAAAGTAAGCTGAAACCCGTTCCGGTGGGTTTATTCTCTCACTCTGATCAGCAAAAACACTGGCAGACTTCTGTACCTCAGGATCGGAGAGAAATCCATGGCTGGGGAGGACGATTGGCGGACATCATGTACACCAATAATGCCAACCAAAATATCTCCATGAATATCGCGATCGATAATGGAAATATTTTTCAGAAGGGCCAGAATGCTTTGCCCTATGTAATCAAGAGCAATGGAGGAGGAGGGAGTATTGTGCTGAATGGAAGTAGTAACAATAACTTTTACGAAACCCTTAAGCGCCAAACCCTGGACAACCTCCTGGATGCTACTTACCAGAATGTGCTCGAAAAAGGCTATACCAATTCTGTACAAAATGCAGTAGGTTCTTCTTTCGAATTCAATTCTGCACTTTCCGGAGCTCCACCTCTCACAACTACATTTCCTGACAACCAATTTGGCAGGAGATTGGAAATAACGGCCAAGACCATTGCTGCAAGAAATCTGCTCAATGTCTCGCACCAAACCTTCTTTCTGCAAATTGGAGGATTTGATACGCATGGCTCAATAGATGATCATAGCGATTTGATGACTGTGGTAAATGATGGCTTAAAAGCCTTCTATGATTCCCTGGTCGAAATGGGCGTACAGAATGATGTTACCACTTTTTCCATCTCTGATTTTGGGAGAAAGCTGATCTCTAATGGCACGGGTTCTGATCATGCCTGGGGAGGAAATGCGATTGTAATGGGGGGTGCCGTAAACGGCCAAAGAATCTATGGAGAGTATCCGGATTTGGCTGAAGGAAGTTCTCTGGTATTTGGAGGGGGACGGGTATTGCCGACCACTTCCTGCGATGAGTATTACTCAGAACTGGCCCTTTGGTTTGGCGCATCTACTGCTGACCTCCCTCAAATTTTTCCTAACATATCCAATTTCTGGCTACCGAATTCCGGCTCAAGCCCCCTTGGATTCATGAGCTAA
- a CDS encoding T9SS type A sorting domain-containing protein — protein sequence MKSNIIYYLSTCFFLGLLVAGQGLWAQTTYNLSFANPKLTANPLQLSVDVMLSFNQEGQLGSSNLAIEYDPKVLTRPQLIAQHLSDVPTYLEPNLTLQMEGRVALNIELLANGQGDEIGLDGNDVKIARLSFDLFSTEELINLNWYESGTVGTVVFSDDPNFTQLNPAKLENMTFNPADFPAQDLILTAVQVGLDAELEWEDVADLQALNYEVERSVDGDLFEVIATVDKNANQGTGRSYTYLDEGIVHSLEGRIYYRVKQKEVDGTYITSNTVELTIDEVNALGLEAFPNPVVDEVKIQWVDLGGKAEISLLDAKGQLVKTAKTEMGQSSLDWDLSKLSSGVYFIEYKNLDLQSMRASVTVQVK from the coding sequence ATGAAATCGAATATCATATATTACTTGAGTACATGCTTCTTCCTGGGACTGCTAGTGGCAGGGCAGGGGCTATGGGCTCAAACCACATATAACCTTTCCTTTGCCAATCCCAAACTCACCGCAAATCCTCTACAGCTTTCTGTGGATGTGATGCTCTCTTTCAATCAGGAAGGGCAATTGGGATCAAGCAATCTTGCGATCGAGTACGATCCCAAAGTGCTGACACGCCCTCAATTGATTGCCCAGCATCTATCGGATGTGCCGACTTATCTCGAGCCGAACCTCACCCTTCAAATGGAAGGGAGAGTAGCGTTAAATATTGAGCTGCTGGCCAATGGTCAGGGAGATGAGATTGGCCTGGATGGAAATGATGTCAAAATAGCTCGCCTATCTTTTGATCTCTTTTCTACCGAAGAATTGATCAATCTGAACTGGTATGAGTCTGGGACAGTAGGAACGGTAGTCTTTAGTGATGATCCGAACTTTACCCAACTGAATCCTGCAAAACTGGAAAATATGACCTTCAATCCTGCAGATTTTCCAGCCCAGGACCTTATTCTTACAGCTGTTCAGGTAGGACTTGATGCGGAACTGGAATGGGAGGATGTCGCGGATTTACAGGCCTTGAATTATGAGGTAGAAAGGTCGGTAGATGGAGATTTGTTTGAAGTGATAGCGACTGTGGATAAAAATGCCAATCAGGGAACGGGTCGAAGCTACACCTATCTGGATGAAGGGATCGTACACTCGCTGGAGGGAAGAATTTATTATAGAGTGAAGCAGAAGGAAGTAGATGGTACCTATATTACCAGTAATACCGTCGAGCTCACGATCGATGAGGTAAATGCCCTGGGTTTAGAGGCTTTCCCCAATCCTGTAGTAGATGAGGTGAAGATTCAATGGGTGGATTTGGGAGGAAAAGCCGAGATAAGTTTACTTGATGCAAAAGGTCAATTGGTAAAAACTGCCAAAACAGAAATGGGTCAATCCAGTCTCGATTGGGACTTAAGTAAGCTCAGCTCAGGCGTATATTTTATCGAATACAAAAATCTGGACCTCCAGAGCATGCGTGCTTCTGTGACGGTGCAGGTTAAATAA
- a CDS encoding glycoside hydrolase family 2 TIM barrel-domain containing protein codes for MTTLLSSRVTLAAFLLLFLLSSPLFAQNIPLAEHPRPDFERSQWQNLNGFWAFEFDANDEGMDANWANGKKTFSRRIQVPFPWGSELSGQKDEADIAWYQRSIRIGSSWQNKRIFLTIGASDWETHVWLDGKLIGSHQGGYVPFSFELTDHIKSGSDQKLTIRVDDSRREFTLYGKQGYGNARGIWQTVYLEARGQNYLDALHITPDIDKEQISGVAYLGEEAEEDLNLIVEIQGNETPLTHSVSIKKGEAKVRFSLKLASPRLWTLDDPYLYGVKARVGDDVVNSYFGMRKISVMDLPGTEYPYIALNNEPIYLQLALDQSYHPEGFYTFPSDRFMKEEIERSKSIGLNGIRTHIKIEVPRKLYWADKLGLLVMEDLPNSWGEPDERMRAESEYTLKEMIKRDYNHPSIFSWVVFNETWGLKTDTNGDGKKNEYLPETQSWVASMYYLAKSLDPSRLVEDNSICCGAGHTETDINSWHEYLPGWMWDEHLKNIDEQTFEGSSHHFEKGFKQARQPNINSECGNVWGYTGSTGDVDWSWDYHRMMNSFRMFPKIGGWLYTEHHDVINEWNGYWRFDRSEKETGFGEMVNGMTLSDLHAPIYISTGNEICKEVLGGTEVEIPLFLSAMTSADHGSELLINYDLFVDNYVGDSRKYSSGSFKTSYQAWMQKELDPLKISMPDMPGLGRLTFRISDARGQILGRNFMHFVINSESRIEGTKTVSVAAEDYSNANFSQKVWKVMDGKKINAAGSGVITYEIPIRSNTLDFRPRESYFLIEASAKEFFVKDQQAFDNNQDYMKGSRVAPSSNPNSYPMTDENLFPSKINIYVNGEKLMETTLPDDPADHRGVLSWHAQIETKERKDAKLQEAGSYGFLLKVPISRKQFRDAARSGMLKIDIRTQGNGGIAIYGKDFGRYPLDPTLVLKK; via the coding sequence ATGACTACTTTACTATCAAGCCGCGTTACATTAGCGGCATTCCTGCTCCTTTTTCTTTTATCCAGCCCCCTTTTCGCCCAAAATATTCCTCTGGCAGAACATCCCAGACCGGACTTCGAAAGAAGTCAGTGGCAAAATCTCAATGGCTTCTGGGCCTTTGAATTTGATGCTAATGATGAAGGAATGGATGCAAATTGGGCTAATGGGAAAAAAACTTTTTCCAGACGCATACAGGTTCCCTTTCCCTGGGGATCAGAATTGTCAGGACAAAAAGATGAGGCAGATATCGCCTGGTACCAAAGAAGTATACGCATAGGCTCAAGCTGGCAGAACAAAAGGATCTTCCTTACCATCGGAGCTTCAGATTGGGAAACCCATGTTTGGCTGGATGGAAAACTGATTGGCAGTCATCAGGGAGGTTATGTCCCTTTTTCATTTGAGCTTACAGACCATATCAAATCAGGCAGTGACCAAAAACTCACGATCCGAGTGGATGATTCAAGAAGAGAATTCACTTTATATGGCAAACAGGGTTATGGAAATGCCCGGGGGATTTGGCAAACGGTCTACCTGGAAGCAAGAGGACAAAATTACCTCGACGCTCTCCATATCACTCCCGATATCGACAAGGAGCAAATCAGTGGAGTAGCCTATTTAGGAGAGGAAGCAGAAGAGGATTTGAATTTAATCGTCGAAATTCAGGGAAATGAAACCCCTCTTACTCATTCCGTTAGCATTAAAAAAGGAGAGGCGAAAGTTCGATTTAGTCTCAAGCTAGCTAGTCCCCGCTTATGGACTCTGGATGACCCATATTTATATGGAGTAAAGGCAAGAGTCGGAGATGATGTGGTAAATTCCTATTTCGGTATGCGAAAAATATCGGTCATGGATCTCCCTGGGACAGAATATCCCTATATCGCCTTAAATAATGAGCCCATTTATCTCCAACTGGCTTTGGATCAGTCCTATCATCCGGAAGGCTTCTATACCTTCCCCAGTGATCGATTCATGAAGGAGGAAATCGAAAGAAGTAAATCTATTGGTCTGAATGGGATCAGAACGCACATCAAAATAGAAGTGCCACGCAAGCTTTACTGGGCAGATAAACTGGGCTTATTAGTCATGGAGGATCTCCCAAATAGCTGGGGAGAACCTGATGAGAGGATGCGTGCAGAATCAGAGTATACCCTCAAGGAGATGATTAAAAGGGATTATAATCATCCTTCTATCTTTTCATGGGTCGTTTTCAATGAGACCTGGGGGCTGAAAACCGATACAAATGGAGATGGGAAGAAAAATGAATACCTGCCTGAAACCCAATCCTGGGTAGCATCCATGTATTATTTAGCAAAATCCTTGGATCCCAGTCGTTTGGTTGAAGATAATTCTATTTGTTGTGGAGCTGGACATACAGAAACAGACATCAATAGCTGGCATGAATATCTGCCGGGATGGATGTGGGATGAGCATTTGAAGAATATAGACGAACAAACCTTTGAAGGTAGCAGTCATCATTTCGAAAAAGGATTCAAACAAGCTCGACAACCCAATATCAATTCGGAATGTGGCAATGTCTGGGGATATACAGGTAGCACAGGAGATGTTGACTGGAGTTGGGACTATCACCGGATGATGAATAGTTTCCGCATGTTCCCCAAAATCGGAGGCTGGCTTTATACCGAGCATCATGATGTCATCAATGAATGGAATGGCTATTGGCGCTTTGACCGTTCTGAAAAGGAAACCGGATTTGGGGAGATGGTTAATGGGATGACACTTAGCGACTTACATGCTCCTATTTATATCAGTACAGGAAATGAAATATGTAAAGAGGTATTGGGCGGAACAGAAGTTGAAATTCCCCTATTTCTCTCTGCCATGACCAGTGCAGATCATGGTTCAGAGCTGCTGATAAATTACGATCTCTTTGTAGACAACTATGTGGGGGATAGTCGAAAGTATAGCTCGGGCTCTTTTAAAACCAGCTATCAGGCCTGGATGCAGAAAGAATTGGATCCCCTCAAAATCAGCATGCCGGATATGCCGGGTTTAGGACGATTAACCTTCCGAATCAGTGATGCACGTGGACAAATCCTGGGTCGGAACTTCATGCATTTTGTAATCAATTCTGAAAGTCGAATAGAAGGGACAAAAACGGTAAGTGTAGCTGCAGAGGATTACAGCAATGCAAATTTTTCCCAAAAGGTCTGGAAAGTCATGGATGGGAAAAAAATAAATGCTGCGGGAAGTGGAGTTATCACCTATGAAATTCCCATTCGAAGCAATACCCTTGATTTCCGTCCCAGGGAAAGTTATTTCCTGATCGAAGCATCAGCCAAAGAATTTTTTGTCAAAGATCAACAAGCCTTCGACAATAACCAGGATTATATGAAGGGCTCCCGGGTAGCTCCCAGCAGTAACCCCAACTCCTACCCTATGACGGATGAAAATTTGTTCCCCTCAAAAATCAATATTTATGTGAATGGGGAGAAGCTCATGGAAACCACTTTGCCAGATGATCCGGCAGACCATAGAGGGGTGCTTTCCTGGCACGCGCAGATCGAAACCAAAGAAAGAAAGGATGCAAAACTTCAGGAAGCCGGTTCTTATGGTTTTTTGCTGAAAGTTCCCATTAGCAGAAAGCAATTTAGGGATGCCGCAAGAAGCGGCATGTTGAAAATTGATATCAGGACCCAGGGAAATGGTGGGATTGCCATCTATGGAAAAGATTTCGGCAGGTATCCTCTTGATCCTACTTTGGTGTTGAAGAAATAG